The genome window CTGCCTTCACTTCTTCCATGGAAGGCGCATAACGTGGCAGATTGAAGGTTACCAGTTTGTCCTCCTCTATCATTCCCTGGATTTGATACGTAAATAACTCGATGAATCAGTTGTCACGATGTCATCAATCGATGTTACTTCTTACCTCTAACACCAAAGCGTTCAGGGCCTCAGCTAAGAGTCCCCAGAGGTGTCTCATCTGTCCGTAGGTCGGGCAATTACTTTTCCTGCCTCCAAATGAAATCACCAGTCTGCCTTCGTAGCAGAGTTCTGCATGCCGACACCTGAGAAATTCTGAAAGGTCTCTTCGGAATTGCTGTTGATATGCTTTCACAACCTCCGGTGGGCTTGTCTCTGTAATGTAGATGTTCTTGTTGTTGAGTGAGGCACCCCGTTCGGTGTCGAGTCCTTGAGGAACCTGACGTTTCAGGATAGCTAGAATGAGCTATCAGACAGCAGTATCGACTGCTTCGTATACTACCGTTTAAGAGGAGGTCAACCTGAGAGAGCCAGTTGAGAGATCCAGAACAATGGACGAAGTGGACGCTCCGACGTGGGAAAAGCCTGCCGTAGAAGGAGCCCGGCACTCCCACCACGTAGTAGGGCACCAGCAGATTCCCCTTCTCTTGCTCGACCTTCCTCTTGTACTCGCCCAGACACCGGAAAACGTGATTGAAGTCGTTCCCCGGAAGGTCATTTAAGAAGAACTGGATCTCCGGT of Musa acuminata AAA Group cultivar baxijiao chromosome BXJ1-7, Cavendish_Baxijiao_AAA, whole genome shotgun sequence contains these proteins:
- the LOC135680027 gene encoding anthranilate O-methyltransferase 3-like; this translates as MTKPVLDDAIGGVYKSLHPVKMVVADLGCSSGPNTFVVMSEVLDVVSDLRRSLQERQEPPEIQFFLNDLPGNDFNHVFRCLGEYKRKVEQEKGNLLVPYYVVGVPGSFYGRLFPRRSVHFVHCSGSLNWLSQVPQGLDTERGASLNNKNIYITETSPPEVVKAYQQQFRRDLSEFLRCRHAELCYEGRLVISFGGRKSNCPTYGQMRHLWGLLAEALNALVLEGMIEEDKLVTFNLPRYAPSMEEVKAVIHGDGLFDVEEAQVFEANWDAFDDSDDDSAAFDSDLSGKNVAKYVRAAVQPLISEQFGDAILDELFARYAANVSRHLLQQKTKHSVFVISLKKKNESHLAAG